The Henckelia pumila isolate YLH828 chromosome 2, ASM3356847v2, whole genome shotgun sequence genome includes a window with the following:
- the LOC140879576 gene encoding dnaJ protein homolog, producing MFGRAPKKSDNSRYYEILGVPKTATPDDLKKAYKKAAIKNHPDKGGDPEKFKELAHAYEVLSDPEKREIYDQYGEDALKEGMGGGGGMHDPFDIFSSFFGGSPFGGGGSSRGRRQRRGEDVVHPLKVSLEELYAGTTKKLSLSRNVLCSKCNGKGSKSGASMKCTGCQGSGMKVTIRQLGPGMIQQMQHPCNECKGTGESINDKDRCPQCKGEKVVQEKKVLEVHVEKGMQNGQKVTFPGEADEAPDTVTGDIVFVLQQKEHPKFKRKGDDLFVEHTLSLTEALCGFQFVLTHLDSRQLLIKSLPGEVVKPGSYKAINDEGMPMYQRPFVRGKLYIHFNVEFPDTLNLDQVQSLEKILPPKPVSQLTDMEIDECEETTLHDVNIDEELRKKQAQQQEAYDEDEEMHGGAQRVQCAQQ from the exons ATGTTTGGGAGGGCGCCGAAGAAAAGTGACAATTCGAGGTATTACGAGATTCTCGGGGTGCCCAAAACTGCGACGCCTGATGATTTGAAGAAGGCGTACAAAAAAGCGGCTATTAAAAATCATCCTGATAAGGGAGGTGATCCCGAGAAG TTCAAGGAGCTTGCTCATGCTTATGAGGTGCTCAGTGATCCTGAAAAACGTGAAATATACGATCAATATGGTGAGGATGCGCTGAAAGAAGGAATGGGAGGCGGCGGCGGCATGCATGACCCATTTGACATCTTCTCATCCTTCTTTGGTGGGAGCCCATTTGGAG GGGGTGGTAGCAGCAGAGGTCGAAGGCAAAGAAGGGGTGAGGATGTGGTGCATCCGCTGAAGGTGTCTCTTGAGGAGCTTTATGCTGGAACAACTAAGAAGCTTTCTTTATCCCGAAATGTACTATGCTCGAAATGTAATGG TAAAGGATCAAAATCAGGAGCTTCAATGAAGTGCACAGGGTGTCAAGGATCTGGTATGAAGGTCACAATTAGGCAACTTGGGCCTGGAATGATTCAGCAAATGCAGCATCCTTGTAATGAATGCAAAGGCACTGGAGAGTCTATCAATGATAAAGATCGTTGCCCCCAGTGCAAAGGTGAGAAGGTTGTTCAGGAGAAGAAGGTCTTGGAAGTTCATGTTGAAAAGGGCATGCAGAACGGACAGAAAGTGACATTTCCTGGGGAAGCTGATGAGGCG CCTGACACGGTCACTGGAGACATAGTATTTGTGCTCCAGCAGAAAGAGCATCCTAAATTCAAGAGAAAGGGTGACGACCTTTTTGTTGAACACACACTTTCTCTGACTGAGGCATTGTGTGGATTTCAATTTGTATTAACTCACTTGGACAGTAGACAGCTACTTATCAAATCACTACCTGGAGAGGTCGTGAAGCCAG GTTCTTACAAGGCGATCAATGATGAAGGAATGCCTATGTATCAAAGGCCATTTGTTCGGGGTAAACTTTATATTCATTTCAACGTTGAGTTCCCAGATACGCTAAATCTAGATCAAGTTCAGTCCTTGGAGAAAATTCTTCCTCCCAAGCCTGTTTCGCAGCTGACAGACATGGAAATTGACGAGTGTGAAGAGACAACCCTGCATGATGTCAACATTGATGAAGAATTGAGGAAGAAGCAGGCTCAGCAGCAGGAAGCTTACGATGAAGATGAGGAGATGCATGGAGGAGCCCAAAGAGTGCAATGTGCTCAGCAGTAA